From a region of the Synechococcus sp. RS9916 genome:
- a CDS encoding TIGR01777 family oxidoreductase: protein MRLLLLGCTGLVGRELVPTLQEAGHQLTLVSRRPRTAVSWAPEQQVEWVQCDPAQASSWAQGGALQQALATAEGVVNLAGEPIAEQRWTPAHLQLLHDSRIATTRHLTAAMAALATPPAVLVNASAVGFYGTSEQASFAESSAAGTDVLGSLCRDWEAAAAGRPQTTRLVVVRIGIVLAADGGALGKMLPIFRAGFGGPIGSGRQWMSWIHRTDLCALIQTALTDSSWDGVVNGVAPQPVSMASFASTLGRCLGRPSLLPVPGPVLHLLLGDGARVVLDGQHVRSERLPQLGFSFSYPDLPEALAAATTTQSR from the coding sequence ATGCGTCTGCTCCTGCTCGGCTGCACTGGTTTGGTCGGACGGGAGCTGGTTCCAACCCTTCAGGAGGCAGGCCATCAGCTGACGTTGGTGAGCCGGCGTCCCCGCACCGCCGTGAGCTGGGCGCCCGAACAGCAGGTCGAGTGGGTGCAATGTGATCCCGCCCAGGCCAGCAGCTGGGCGCAGGGCGGTGCTCTTCAGCAGGCGCTGGCCACCGCTGAGGGGGTGGTGAACCTGGCCGGTGAACCGATTGCTGAGCAGCGATGGACGCCGGCCCATCTGCAGCTGCTCCACGACAGTCGCATTGCCACAACCCGCCATCTGACCGCAGCAATGGCGGCCCTGGCCACGCCCCCGGCTGTGCTCGTGAATGCCTCCGCCGTGGGCTTCTATGGCACCAGCGAACAGGCCAGTTTTGCTGAGTCGAGTGCTGCTGGCACGGATGTGCTCGGCTCCCTCTGTCGCGATTGGGAAGCCGCCGCCGCGGGTCGCCCGCAGACCACCCGGCTGGTGGTGGTGCGCATTGGCATCGTGCTGGCGGCCGATGGTGGTGCCCTGGGCAAGATGCTGCCGATCTTCCGCGCTGGTTTCGGCGGCCCGATCGGCTCAGGGCGTCAATGGATGAGCTGGATCCATCGCACCGATCTGTGCGCCCTGATTCAGACCGCTCTCACCGACAGCAGCTGGGACGGGGTGGTGAATGGAGTGGCTCCCCAACCCGTGAGCATGGCCAGCTTTGCCTCCACGCTCGGACGTTGCCTGGGACGCCCCAGCCTTCTTCCCGTGCCCGGCCCGGTGCTGCATCTGCTGTTGGGCGATGGCGCCCGGGTGGTGCTTGATGGCCAGCATGTGCGGTCGGAGCGTTTGCCTCAGCTCGGGTTCAGCTTCAGCTATCCCGATCTGCCTGAGGCCCTCGCCGCTGCCACCACGACGCAATCCCGCTGA
- a CDS encoding cation:proton antiporter produces MTHQLAIYLLVFGGLLLLAVLLDDLAERIRMPGVLMVLLLGLLIDNKLGSGAGAAPLLSLHQAQQITEAALVLVLFFGGLTTNWSQVKGVIRPAARLATLGVVFTSVLLAVVMLLFGVGVSGASWTTGLPKALFVGAMVGSTDASAVFALLRPLRNRLPKPLLDLIEIESGFNDPMAVVLAGVALALVGGGGVTPGQLVIDVVRQFLLGIMVGFFGGSLTVQLLRSRTSLSHSTMLPVVSLALLLVLSGGTILLGGSSLLAAYVAGLVMGNADSLDREVLEEAHASFAKMAELLLFLCMGLVVDPTHVVHAAGWGLLLFVVMQVVRLVIVQVLLLRTAFPPPQRMFVVCAGLRGAVPIALAIGAWASDVPWGWQMPPLALAVVLYGLLIQGFALVPLARRLQITLPDPGADPPLDTAPSS; encoded by the coding sequence GTGACCCACCAGCTTGCGATTTATCTGCTGGTGTTTGGTGGATTGCTCCTGCTGGCCGTGCTGCTGGACGACCTGGCCGAGCGGATCCGCATGCCTGGCGTGCTGATGGTGTTGCTGCTGGGTTTGCTGATCGACAACAAACTGGGCTCCGGGGCTGGGGCAGCGCCATTGCTCTCGTTGCACCAGGCCCAGCAGATCACCGAGGCCGCCCTGGTGCTGGTGCTCTTTTTCGGGGGCCTCACCACCAACTGGTCACAGGTCAAAGGGGTGATTCGGCCTGCTGCGCGTCTGGCCACTCTGGGCGTGGTGTTCACCTCGGTGCTGCTGGCAGTCGTCATGCTGCTGTTTGGCGTTGGCGTGTCGGGGGCGTCATGGACGACGGGCCTTCCGAAAGCGTTGTTTGTCGGGGCGATGGTGGGGAGCACCGACGCCTCCGCGGTGTTTGCCCTGCTGCGACCACTCCGCAATCGCCTGCCCAAGCCGCTGCTGGATTTGATCGAGATTGAATCGGGCTTCAACGACCCGATGGCGGTGGTGTTGGCGGGAGTGGCCCTGGCCCTGGTCGGTGGTGGCGGGGTGACGCCGGGGCAGTTGGTGATTGACGTGGTGCGTCAGTTTCTGCTCGGAATCATGGTGGGCTTCTTCGGAGGCAGCCTCACCGTGCAGCTGCTGAGAAGCCGCACGAGCCTCAGCCACAGCACCATGTTGCCGGTGGTGAGTTTGGCGCTGTTGCTGGTGCTCAGTGGGGGAACCATCCTGCTCGGCGGCAGCTCCCTGCTTGCCGCCTATGTGGCAGGTCTGGTGATGGGCAATGCAGACAGCCTTGATCGGGAAGTTCTCGAGGAAGCCCATGCCAGCTTCGCCAAAATGGCCGAGCTGCTGCTGTTCCTCTGCATGGGGTTAGTGGTGGACCCCACCCATGTGGTGCACGCAGCCGGTTGGGGCCTGCTGCTGTTTGTGGTCATGCAAGTGGTGCGCTTGGTGATCGTCCAGGTGCTCCTGTTGCGTACCGCATTCCCTCCACCGCAGCGCATGTTCGTGGTCTGTGCCGGTTTGCGGGGAGCGGTGCCGATCGCGTTGGCGATCGGTGCTTGGGCATCGGATGTGCCCTGGGGCTGGCAGATGCCACCGCTGGCTCTGGCCGTGGTGCTCTACGGACTCCTGATCCAGGGGTTTGCCCTGGTTCCCTTGGCGCGTCGCCTCCAGATCACCCTCCCGGATCCCGGCGCCGATCCGCCACTCGACACCGCCCCATCCTCTTAA
- the ndhO gene encoding NAD(P)H-quinone oxidoreductase subunit O — MAETDTAAPAKAKPAALKKGALVRVNRKAYAGSVEACASDPTPPDYIFEGPGEILVVKGNYAQVRWRRPVPDVWLKLAQLEAWS, encoded by the coding sequence ATGGCCGAAACCGACACCGCGGCGCCAGCCAAGGCCAAACCCGCTGCCCTCAAGAAAGGTGCACTGGTGCGGGTCAACCGCAAGGCCTACGCCGGCAGCGTGGAAGCTTGTGCCAGCGATCCCACCCCTCCGGACTACATCTTTGAAGGCCCCGGCGAGATCCTGGTGGTGAAAGGCAACTACGCCCAGGTGCGCTGGCGCCGACCGGTGCCCGATGTGTGGCTGAAACTGGCTCAGCTTGAAGCCTGGTCCTGA
- a CDS encoding phospholipid carrier-dependent glycosyltransferase — protein sequence MSAWLFRLALLLVWLLSTLADRLWWTHFNSIPAWDQADYLNSALDHGRALGFLPGGGWQGWDALLDLSPKIPPLASLVNGSVMALAGDAPAQAAWTLSLWHGLLLLAVAAWALELRRPRPAARAFALLAAVLVALAPALLDLRSDYVLELPLTATVTLALWRLGCWWDPQRGGRWHQAFTAALTCLLALLVKQSALLVLLPALAWAAVQALRRGAGRRVQLLAGLALILAGVLPWLRHNWITTLGGTNRAVLESAAREGDPGPLSLQGWLWYPRLLPEQLGGVVLAVGLAGLLLWSWQRWRLGPGSPLRGALGPGAEAHDDRLAWCWLLISLVAGWVFTGLSPNKDDRYIAPLLPALLLLLTRGWWQWGVWCQQRWPQHSPWLPAVLLVLGVGAGTEAGAEAQLSRLKDRQQGPLEAIVRRAGGATAGADPTTLIVVPSTADLNQHNVSYYGRRGGGHLVGRQLGSSRRDREPVLARAEWVVLAEGDQGSVRKSARKLDQAVRNSGVFALVEQFPRSGGDSYSLWKRRADSPAAPGFVERFPALAQGLAAGPEGLDPLFSAVATEHMLDGHFLYRQPLRRQARARLAQNPNDAQARWTLALLSVLANRPAEASAQFAALEQVLPANPWPSAYRAVVTIAGWNPWRAAAITSAARQRHGEQPLLIALDDLSAVLSGALWRVPSALQSIPNAVKSVESELQDQASS from the coding sequence ATGTCGGCTTGGCTGTTCCGGTTGGCCTTGCTGCTGGTCTGGCTGTTGTCCACGCTGGCGGATCGCCTGTGGTGGACACACTTCAACAGCATTCCCGCCTGGGATCAGGCCGACTATCTCAACAGCGCTCTCGACCACGGCCGGGCTCTGGGGTTCCTCCCCGGAGGCGGTTGGCAGGGTTGGGATGCGCTGCTCGATCTGTCGCCCAAGATTCCCCCCCTTGCCTCATTGGTGAACGGCAGTGTGATGGCTCTGGCGGGGGATGCCCCTGCCCAGGCTGCCTGGACCCTGAGCCTCTGGCATGGACTGTTGCTGCTGGCGGTGGCGGCCTGGGCCCTGGAGCTGCGCCGACCGCGGCCCGCGGCCCGTGCCTTTGCGCTGCTGGCGGCTGTGCTGGTGGCCCTTGCGCCAGCTCTGCTCGATCTGCGCAGTGACTACGTGCTGGAGCTGCCGCTCACGGCGACGGTCACCCTCGCCCTTTGGCGCCTGGGGTGCTGGTGGGATCCCCAACGCGGTGGCCGCTGGCACCAGGCCTTCACGGCTGCCTTGACCTGCCTGCTGGCGTTGCTGGTGAAGCAAAGCGCCCTGCTGGTGTTGTTACCGGCGCTGGCCTGGGCGGCTGTGCAGGCGTTGCGACGGGGTGCTGGCCGGCGTGTGCAGTTGCTGGCCGGTTTGGCCTTGATCCTGGCGGGTGTGCTGCCGTGGTTGCGGCACAACTGGATCACCACCCTGGGGGGCACCAACCGGGCCGTGCTGGAATCCGCCGCCCGTGAGGGCGATCCAGGCCCCCTGTCGCTGCAGGGTTGGCTTTGGTACCCACGCCTGTTGCCCGAGCAGCTGGGGGGCGTGGTGCTGGCGGTGGGTCTGGCTGGATTGCTTCTCTGGAGCTGGCAGCGCTGGAGGCTTGGGCCAGGCAGCCCGTTGCGGGGGGCGCTGGGACCTGGCGCTGAAGCCCACGACGATCGCCTGGCCTGGTGTTGGTTGTTGATCAGCCTGGTGGCGGGGTGGGTGTTTACCGGCCTGAGCCCGAACAAGGATGACCGCTACATCGCCCCGCTTCTACCGGCGCTGTTGTTGCTGCTCACCAGGGGATGGTGGCAGTGGGGGGTGTGGTGTCAGCAGCGCTGGCCTCAGCATTCGCCATGGCTTCCGGCTGTGTTGCTGGTGTTGGGCGTCGGTGCTGGCACTGAGGCTGGCGCGGAAGCGCAGCTCAGTCGCTTGAAGGATCGTCAGCAGGGGCCGCTGGAGGCGATTGTGCGCCGCGCTGGCGGTGCGACTGCCGGGGCGGACCCCACCACCTTGATTGTGGTGCCGAGCACCGCAGATCTCAATCAGCACAACGTCAGCTATTACGGCCGCCGCGGTGGAGGGCACTTGGTGGGTCGACAGTTGGGCAGCAGTCGCCGTGATCGCGAACCGGTGTTGGCCCGGGCCGAATGGGTGGTGCTGGCGGAAGGTGACCAGGGCTCGGTGCGCAAGAGCGCTCGCAAGCTGGATCAGGCCGTGCGCAACAGCGGCGTGTTTGCCCTGGTGGAGCAGTTCCCTCGCAGCGGCGGAGACAGCTATTCCCTCTGGAAGCGCCGGGCGGACTCTCCTGCTGCGCCGGGTTTTGTTGAGCGTTTTCCTGCACTGGCCCAGGGGCTGGCCGCCGGTCCGGAAGGCCTCGACCCCCTGTTCAGTGCCGTGGCCACGGAGCACATGCTCGATGGTCACTTCCTCTATCGCCAGCCTTTACGCCGTCAGGCCCGGGCACGTCTGGCGCAGAACCCCAACGATGCCCAGGCCCGTTGGACCCTGGCGCTGCTGTCGGTGTTGGCCAATCGCCCAGCCGAAGCTTCAGCCCAATTCGCGGCCCTGGAGCAGGTTCTCCCCGCCAATCCCTGGCCCAGTGCCTACCGGGCGGTGGTCACCATTGCCGGTTGGAATCCCTGGCGAGCTGCAGCGATCACATCAGCTGCGCGGCAACGCCATGGTGAGCAGCCTTTGCTGATCGCTCTCGATGATCTCAGTGCCGTGCTGTCCGGTGCCCTTTGGCGGGTGCCGTCGGCGCTGCAATCCATCCCGAACGCCGTGAAGAGCGTGGAGTCTGAACTTCAGGACCAGGCTTCAAGCTGA